One region of Pseudomonas sp. B21-040 genomic DNA includes:
- a CDS encoding acyl-CoA dehydrogenase C-terminal domain-containing protein, with protein sequence MSVYKAPLRDMRFVLNEVFEVSRLWAQLPGLAEVIDEETAAAILEEAGNISTDIIAPLLRSGDEQGCTWNDGEVSTPDGFPAAYRAFAEGGWGGVGGDPEFGGMGMPKAISAQIEEMVNSANLSFGLYPMLTAGACLALKAHASHELKERYLPNMYAGTWTGSMCLTEAHAGTDLGLIRTKAEPQADGSYTIRGSKIFISGGEHDLSENIIHLVLAKLPGAPAGAKGISLFLVPKVLVNGDGSLGDRNALSCGSIEHKMGIKASATCVMNFDGATGWIVDAPNKGLAAMFTMMNYERLGVGIQGLAQGERSYQNAVEYARERIQSRAPTGPQESEKAADPIIVHPDVRRMLLTMKALNEGGRAFSSYVALQLDTAKYSEDETARARAQELVALLTPVAKAFLTDMGLETTLHGQMIFGGHGYIREWGQEQLVRDVRITQIYEGTNGIQSLDLAGRKIVGSGGALYRLFASEIRHFTANACADLGEFTQPLNAAVDTLDELTAWLLDRAQNNPNEIGAASVEYLHVFGYTAYAYMWARMAKAAMGKQAEDDFYASKMGTARFYFARVLPRIHSLSASVKAGSDSLYLLDAAQF encoded by the coding sequence ATGTCTGTTTACAAAGCCCCCCTGCGCGACATGCGCTTCGTTCTCAATGAAGTCTTCGAGGTGTCCAGACTTTGGGCTCAATTGCCCGGGTTGGCCGAGGTGATCGACGAAGAGACGGCAGCCGCGATCCTTGAAGAGGCCGGCAACATCAGCACAGATATCATCGCTCCGCTGTTGCGCAGTGGCGACGAGCAAGGCTGCACCTGGAACGACGGTGAAGTGTCCACGCCGGACGGTTTCCCGGCAGCCTATCGTGCCTTTGCCGAAGGTGGCTGGGGCGGTGTCGGTGGCGATCCTGAGTTTGGCGGCATGGGCATGCCCAAGGCGATCTCCGCCCAGATTGAAGAAATGGTCAACTCGGCCAATCTGTCGTTCGGTCTGTACCCAATGCTGACGGCGGGTGCCTGCCTGGCACTCAAGGCCCACGCCAGCCATGAACTCAAGGAACGCTATCTGCCAAACATGTACGCCGGCACCTGGACCGGTTCGATGTGCCTGACCGAAGCCCACGCCGGCACCGATCTGGGGTTGATCCGCACCAAGGCCGAGCCCCAGGCTGATGGCAGCTACACAATCCGCGGCAGCAAGATTTTCATCAGCGGTGGCGAACACGATCTGAGCGAAAATATCATCCACCTGGTACTGGCCAAACTGCCGGGTGCTCCCGCCGGGGCAAAAGGCATTTCGCTGTTTTTGGTGCCGAAGGTGCTGGTCAATGGTGACGGCTCGCTGGGCGATCGTAACGCGCTGTCCTGCGGCTCCATCGAGCACAAGATGGGCATCAAGGCCTCGGCCACTTGCGTGATGAACTTTGACGGCGCCACCGGCTGGATCGTCGACGCGCCGAACAAGGGGCTGGCGGCGATGTTCACCATGATGAACTACGAGCGTCTGGGCGTCGGTATTCAGGGTCTGGCACAAGGCGAGCGCTCCTATCAGAACGCCGTCGAGTATGCCCGCGAGCGTATTCAGAGCCGTGCCCCGACGGGTCCGCAGGAGAGTGAAAAAGCCGCTGATCCGATCATCGTGCACCCGGACGTGCGCCGTATGTTGCTGACCATGAAGGCCTTAAATGAAGGCGGCCGTGCGTTCTCCAGCTACGTGGCCCTGCAACTCGACACGGCCAAGTACAGCGAAGACGAAACCGCCCGCGCACGCGCCCAGGAACTGGTCGCGTTGTTGACACCGGTGGCCAAGGCGTTTCTCACCGACATGGGCCTGGAAACCACGTTGCACGGTCAGATGATCTTCGGCGGCCACGGCTACATCCGCGAATGGGGCCAGGAACAACTGGTGCGCGACGTGCGCATCACCCAGATCTACGAAGGCACCAACGGCATCCAGTCGCTGGACCTGGCCGGGCGCAAAATCGTCGGCAGCGGCGGGGCGCTTTACCGCTTGTTCGCTTCAGAAATTCGCCACTTCACCGCCAATGCCTGTGCCGATCTCGGCGAGTTTACCCAGCCGCTGAACGCAGCTGTCGATACCCTCGATGAGCTGACTGCGTGGCTGCTGGATCGGGCGCAAAACAACCCGAATGAAATCGGCGCCGCCTCGGTCGAGTATCTGCACGTGTTCGGCTACACCGCGTACGCCTATATGTGGGCGCGCATGGCCAAGGCGGCCATGGGCAAACAGGCCGAGGATGATTTCTACGCCAGCAAGATGGGTACGGCACGCTTCTATTTCGCTCGCGTGCTACCCCGTATCCACTCGCTCAGCGCCTCGGTCAAGGCCGGCAGTGACAGCCTCTATTTGCTGGATGCCGCACAGTTCTGA
- a CDS encoding 3-hydroxyacyl-CoA dehydrogenase NAD-binding domain-containing protein encodes MNSLINYRCEGPLALIGLASAPVNALGQALREQLLEACERAAADASVKAIILHGEGSVFSAGADISEFGSPASFAAPDLPSLLSRLTELDKPLIAAIGGPALGGGLELAMACGYRVAEAGARLGLPEIKLGLLPGAGGTQRLPRLIGGAAALKYIASGELIGTHRAQVLGLLDWVAPTADSLLETAKTLALALIHRQAPGRPCRPNWPHPTPGTALLPGYFADYRAANQSRWKGQSAPQRVVAAIEAACNLPLAEGLAREGELFKEAEASTESEALRHVFFAEREVGKLPGLDAGTSIRPVNRVAVIGAGTMGAGIAMNFANTGMAVTLLELRADALERGLALIRKNYETSVERGKLTSEQMEQRLALIHGTLDYADIADADLVIEAVFENLAIKQQVFRTLDEVCKAGAILASNTSTLDVDAIAAVTCRPQDVVGLHFFSPANVMRLLEVVRGAATAPDVLATTLKVAKRIGKIPVVSGVCFGFIGNRMLEPYSREAHRLLLEGATPAQIDRVLVGLGLAMGVFAMHDLAGIDVSFLVRESRREVIAHDPGYCKLADALNALGRYGQKSGRGYFHYEGRERKDDPEVVVLAERIAGDLGIPRRIISDQEIHERCVLMLVNEGIQLLDEGIAQRSSDIDLVWINGYGFPAWRGGPMHYAQGLGLARVLERIDHYREVLGAYGDMWFQPAHLLERLVASGRTRVESI; translated from the coding sequence ATGAATAGCTTAATCAATTATCGCTGCGAAGGACCGCTGGCCTTGATCGGCCTTGCCAGTGCTCCCGTTAACGCTCTCGGCCAGGCGTTGCGCGAACAATTGCTGGAGGCCTGTGAACGCGCCGCCGCGGACGCCAGCGTGAAAGCGATTATTCTCCACGGCGAAGGTTCTGTGTTTAGCGCCGGCGCTGACATTTCCGAGTTTGGTAGCCCTGCGTCCTTCGCCGCGCCGGACCTGCCAAGTCTGCTGAGCCGTCTGACCGAGTTAGACAAACCGCTAATCGCCGCCATCGGTGGGCCGGCATTGGGTGGTGGGCTTGAGCTCGCCATGGCCTGCGGCTACCGGGTGGCTGAAGCCGGCGCGCGCTTGGGCCTGCCGGAAATCAAGCTTGGCTTGCTGCCCGGCGCTGGTGGTACGCAGCGTTTGCCGCGTCTGATTGGCGGCGCTGCGGCGCTGAAATATATTGCGTCCGGCGAGCTGATCGGCACCCATCGAGCACAGGTGCTGGGGCTGCTGGATTGGGTGGCACCCACCGCGGATAGTTTGCTCGAAACGGCCAAGACACTGGCCTTGGCACTGATTCACAGACAGGCGCCGGGCCGCCCGTGCCGCCCGAACTGGCCGCACCCAACCCCGGGTACAGCCTTGCTGCCGGGTTATTTCGCCGACTATCGCGCGGCGAATCAGTCGCGCTGGAAAGGCCAGAGCGCGCCGCAACGGGTGGTGGCGGCGATTGAAGCAGCCTGCAATCTGCCGCTGGCCGAGGGCCTGGCCCGCGAGGGCGAGCTGTTCAAAGAGGCCGAGGCTTCCACCGAGTCCGAGGCCCTGCGCCATGTGTTCTTCGCGGAGCGTGAAGTCGGCAAGTTGCCGGGGCTGGACGCCGGCACGTCGATTCGTCCGGTCAACCGGGTCGCGGTCATTGGTGCCGGCACCATGGGCGCAGGGATTGCCATGAACTTCGCAAACACGGGCATGGCGGTGACGCTATTGGAACTCAGGGCCGATGCCCTGGAGCGCGGTCTAGCGCTGATCCGCAAGAACTACGAAACCAGTGTCGAGCGCGGCAAGCTCACCTCCGAGCAGATGGAGCAGCGACTGGCGCTGATCCACGGCACTCTGGACTACGCCGATATCGCCGACGCTGACCTGGTGATCGAGGCGGTGTTCGAGAACCTGGCCATCAAACAACAGGTGTTCCGAACCCTGGACGAGGTGTGCAAGGCGGGGGCGATTCTCGCCAGCAATACTTCTACTCTGGATGTCGACGCCATTGCCGCTGTTACGTGCCGACCGCAGGACGTGGTCGGCTTGCATTTTTTCAGTCCGGCCAATGTCATGCGCCTGCTTGAAGTAGTGCGCGGCGCGGCCACAGCCCCGGATGTCCTGGCCACTACGCTGAAAGTGGCCAAGCGCATTGGCAAGATCCCGGTGGTTTCCGGGGTGTGCTTCGGCTTCATCGGCAACCGCATGCTCGAACCCTATTCCCGCGAAGCACATCGGCTGCTGTTAGAAGGCGCGACACCAGCGCAAATCGACAGAGTGCTAGTCGGCCTGGGTCTCGCGATGGGGGTGTTTGCGATGCACGATCTGGCCGGTATTGATGTGAGTTTTCTGGTCCGCGAGTCGCGCCGCGAAGTCATCGCTCATGATCCCGGCTACTGTAAGCTGGCCGACGCGCTCAATGCCCTTGGCCGTTATGGTCAGAAGAGCGGCCGTGGCTATTTCCACTATGAAGGCCGCGAGCGCAAGGATGACCCTGAAGTGGTCGTTTTGGCCGAGCGCATTGCAGGCGATCTGGGCATCCCGCGTCGCATTATCAGCGATCAGGAAATCCATGAACGTTGTGTGTTGATGCTGGTTAACGAAGGTATCCAGCTTCTCGACGAAGGCATCGCCCAGCGCAGTAGCGACATTGATCTGGTCTGGATCAATGGCTATGGCTTCCCTGCCTGGCGCGGTGGACCGATGCATTACGCCCAAGGGCTGGGGCTTGCACGTGTGCTGGAGCGTATCGATCATTACCGAGAGGTACTTGGTGCCTATGGAGACATGTGGTTCCAGCCAGCACATTTGCTGGAGCGCCTGGTCGCATCTGGCAGGACCCGCGTCGAAAGTATTTGA
- a CDS encoding patatin-like phospholipase family protein yields MATKTAIVFAGGGSLGAVQVGMLRALVEANARFDMVVGASVGAINGAYFAARPDSDGVEALAGFWRGLSKTDIFPLSWFDTCRGLIKRRGYLLQPSALNRLLGQALPIHRIEDAVLPLYIVTTNLLSGAETVLSSGELEQALLASAAIPLVFPCVQIADQFLVDGGVASNTPISTAVALGATNVVVIPTGMSCDLMQPPRGLVALALHTVNLMSMRQLVSDIEHFRTFTSLHIVPPLCPVDVSVFNFDQTESLLQRAYEQTLRWLERGGLERTKVPGALTIHSHAHEH; encoded by the coding sequence ATGGCGACCAAAACCGCAATCGTATTCGCTGGCGGTGGCAGTTTGGGGGCGGTGCAGGTGGGTATGTTGCGGGCCCTGGTCGAAGCCAATGCTCGATTCGACATGGTGGTTGGTGCTTCGGTAGGCGCTATCAACGGTGCCTACTTTGCAGCAAGACCCGATTCCGATGGCGTCGAGGCTCTCGCCGGATTCTGGCGCGGGCTGAGTAAAACTGACATCTTCCCCCTCTCTTGGTTCGATACCTGTAGAGGATTGATCAAACGGCGTGGCTATCTGTTGCAGCCGTCGGCCTTGAATCGGCTGCTGGGTCAGGCACTGCCCATTCACCGCATTGAGGATGCGGTGCTACCCCTGTACATCGTCACCACCAACCTGCTCAGTGGTGCCGAGACAGTTCTGTCCAGTGGCGAACTCGAGCAGGCGTTACTGGCCAGCGCTGCCATTCCGCTGGTGTTCCCCTGCGTACAAATCGCCGATCAGTTCCTGGTTGACGGTGGCGTGGCAAGCAATACACCGATTTCGACTGCCGTTGCCCTGGGAGCCACCAACGTCGTGGTAATCCCCACCGGAATGAGTTGCGACCTAATGCAACCTCCCCGAGGACTGGTCGCCTTAGCCCTGCACACCGTCAATCTGATGAGCATGCGCCAACTGGTGAGCGACATCGAACACTTCCGCACTTTCACCAGTCTGCACATCGTCCCGCCTTTGTGCCCGGTGGATGTCTCGGTTTTCAACTTTGACCAGACCGAGTCTTTGCTGCAGCGTGCCTACGAGCAGACCCTCCGGTGGCTGGAACGTGGGGGGCTCGAACGCACCAAGGTACCTGGTGCCCTCACCATCCATTCGCATGCCCATGAGCATTGA
- a CDS encoding LysE family translocator: MTFSVFVAFWAVSILFVITPGADWAHAISAGLKHRVVIPAVGGLLSGHLIATLVVAGGVGTLVANHPLALSVLTMAGASYLLWLGINMLVRPSTPHADEVQASGSWKRWAFKGLCVSGLNPKVFLLFLALLPQFADATAPWPVPMQMIALGLVHTISCGVIYLLVGFGSQVVLRARPAAAQRVSRFSGAAMILIALALFAEGTLHLR; encoded by the coding sequence ATGACCTTCAGTGTTTTTGTGGCCTTCTGGGCGGTGTCGATACTGTTTGTGATCACGCCTGGAGCCGATTGGGCCCACGCGATATCCGCGGGCTTGAAGCATCGAGTTGTCATACCCGCCGTGGGCGGACTGTTATCCGGCCACTTGATTGCCACACTGGTGGTAGCCGGTGGTGTTGGCACCTTGGTCGCCAACCACCCTCTGGCCCTGTCAGTGCTGACGATGGCCGGGGCGAGTTATCTGCTTTGGTTGGGCATCAACATGCTCGTGCGCCCCTCTACTCCGCACGCGGATGAGGTTCAGGCGTCAGGCTCCTGGAAGCGCTGGGCGTTCAAGGGGCTTTGCGTCAGCGGGCTGAATCCGAAAGTGTTCCTGCTGTTCCTCGCGCTGTTGCCGCAATTTGCCGACGCCACGGCCCCCTGGCCTGTACCGATGCAGATGATTGCGCTCGGGCTCGTCCACACTATCAGCTGTGGCGTGATCTACCTTCTAGTCGGATTTGGCTCGCAGGTTGTTCTGCGGGCACGTCCAGCCGCCGCTCAACGGGTCAGTCGTTTTTCCGGCGCGGCCATGATCCTCATCGCACTGGCTCTGTTTGCCGAAGGAACTTTGCACTTGAGGTGA
- a CDS encoding MaoC family dehydratase has protein sequence MNSPRERAAEGLKVGDRFTVVRCFSDDDIRQFAQISRDYNPVHCDARYAQLRRFKAPIAHGLLTASLVTEIGGQIGWLATGMRFEFKHPVYAGEQITCHWLIAEIDERGHAKAEVRIVNPQGVTVVEATTSGVLPRTVERERLTQMLSEGDPTNGALRPTS, from the coding sequence ATGAATAGCCCAAGAGAACGCGCCGCCGAAGGTCTCAAGGTCGGAGACCGGTTCACGGTAGTCCGTTGCTTTTCAGATGACGATATTCGCCAATTCGCGCAGATTTCACGCGACTACAATCCGGTTCATTGTGATGCACGCTACGCGCAGCTGCGCAGGTTCAAGGCACCCATTGCCCATGGTCTGCTGACTGCCAGCCTGGTCACCGAAATTGGCGGGCAAATTGGTTGGCTGGCGACCGGGATGCGTTTTGAGTTTAAACATCCCGTTTACGCGGGAGAACAGATCACCTGCCACTGGCTCATCGCGGAGATTGATGAGCGGGGTCACGCAAAGGCCGAAGTCAGGATAGTCAACCCGCAAGGTGTCACTGTGGTGGAGGCGACAACCTCGGGTGTGCTGCCAAGAACGGTGGAACGTGAACGCCTCACTCAGATGCTCTCTGAGGGAGATCCCACCAATGGTGCTCTCCGGCCCACGAGTTGA
- a CDS encoding tyrosine-type recombinase/integrase has product MNTIARYSHQPWNKGKLLGQKAPLRVRDIWAIRVRLQLAEKTRDLALFNLAIDSKLRACDLTKLRVRDIAHGEHVSSRAIVMQQKTQHPVQFEITEQTRTVLEAWMHQARLRSEDCLFPSRLHASDHLSTRQYARIVKAWVTAIGLDPTMYGTHTLRRTKASLIYRRTKNLRAVQLLLGHTKLESTVRYLGIEVDDALEMAEQTEV; this is encoded by the coding sequence ATGAACACTATTGCTAGATACAGCCATCAGCCTTGGAATAAGGGAAAGCTTCTCGGGCAGAAAGCCCCACTTCGAGTCAGAGATATCTGGGCCATCCGCGTGAGACTCCAGCTTGCTGAGAAGACGCGTGATTTGGCGCTCTTCAACTTGGCCATCGATAGCAAGCTGCGTGCCTGTGACTTAACCAAGTTGCGAGTCCGAGACATTGCCCATGGGGAGCATGTGTCGTCACGGGCCATCGTGATGCAGCAGAAAACTCAGCACCCAGTGCAATTTGAAATCACTGAGCAAACCCGAACAGTTCTGGAGGCGTGGATGCATCAGGCGCGTCTCCGCAGCGAGGACTGCTTGTTCCCGAGCCGGTTGCACGCCTCAGACCATCTTTCCACCAGACAATACGCTCGAATAGTCAAAGCATGGGTGACAGCCATTGGCCTTGATCCAACTATGTACGGTACCCACACGCTACGGAGAACCAAGGCATCGTTGATCTATCGCAGGACGAAGAACCTGAGAGCTGTCCAACTCCTGCTTGGTCATACGAAGCTTGAAAGCACTGTCAGATACCTGGGAATCGAGGTCGATGATGCCCTGGAAATGGCAGAACAGACGGAAGTCTGA
- a CDS encoding ABC transporter ATP-binding protein encodes MLRVLERRLDPFPPDEAPPPPVGLVRFLWACTRGARGYILAFALLSASVSIYEAWLFSFLGQVVDLLSTWQAGGDAQAQESRVLWGIGIVLITSIGLVALGTMVQHQILAINLPLRLRWDFHRLMLRQSLSFFSDEFSGRVTTKVMQTALGVREVLFTVIEIAPGIGVYFIAIIALAGGFDLKLMLPFIAWIALFGLAMLYFVPRLGQVGQEQAHARSSMTGRISDAYTNITTVKLFSHSNREAHFARAAMEDFKLTGFRQMRLVSQFEIVNQALVVALIIGAGGYALWLWHQGEVGTGAVAAITAMALRINGMSHWIMWQMTSLFESIGTVQDGMATLTRGPKVQDAPDAGVLVPAGGAVTFDNVGFNYNGERQVLDGLSLNIFPGEKIGLVGRSGAGKSTLINLLLRFYDVDSGEIRIDGQNIAQVTQDSLRSAIGMVTQDTSLLHRSIRDNIAYGRPDATDAQVRRAAANAQADGFISQLSDRQGHTGYDTLVGERGIKLSGGQRQRIAIARVMLKNAPILLLDEATSALDSEVEVAIQESLDEMMEGKTVIAIAHRLSTIAAMDRLIVMDDGRIIEQGTHAELLRKNGTYARLWHHQSGGFLGEDQGVAETME; translated from the coding sequence ATGCTTCGCGTGCTTGAACGAAGACTCGACCCTTTCCCACCCGATGAAGCACCGCCGCCACCTGTCGGCCTGGTGCGGTTCCTGTGGGCCTGCACCCGCGGCGCCCGCGGTTATATCCTGGCGTTTGCGCTGCTCAGTGCCAGTGTGTCGATTTACGAAGCCTGGTTGTTTTCCTTTCTCGGGCAGGTCGTGGACCTGCTCTCCACCTGGCAGGCCGGCGGCGATGCACAGGCGCAGGAAAGTCGAGTGCTGTGGGGCATCGGCATCGTACTGATCACCAGCATCGGGTTGGTAGCACTAGGCACCATGGTGCAGCACCAGATATTGGCGATTAATCTGCCGCTGCGGCTGCGCTGGGATTTCCATCGCCTGATGCTGCGGCAAAGCCTTTCATTCTTTTCCGATGAGTTCTCCGGCCGGGTGACGACCAAGGTGATGCAGACCGCACTCGGCGTGCGCGAGGTCCTGTTCACCGTCATCGAAATCGCCCCCGGGATCGGGGTTTATTTCATCGCGATCATCGCACTGGCCGGCGGCTTCGACCTGAAACTGATGCTGCCTTTTATTGCCTGGATCGCCTTGTTCGGCCTGGCCATGCTGTACTTTGTGCCACGTTTGGGGCAAGTCGGGCAGGAACAGGCCCATGCGCGGTCGTCGATGACCGGGCGCATCTCGGACGCCTACACCAACATCACCACTGTGAAGCTGTTCTCGCACTCCAATCGCGAAGCACACTTCGCGCGCGCGGCGATGGAGGATTTCAAGCTGACCGGCTTTCGCCAGATGCGTCTGGTCAGCCAGTTCGAGATCGTCAACCAGGCGCTGGTGGTCGCGCTGATTATTGGAGCTGGCGGCTATGCCCTGTGGCTGTGGCACCAGGGCGAAGTCGGCACGGGGGCCGTTGCGGCGATTACCGCCATGGCGCTGCGTATCAACGGCATGTCGCATTGGATCATGTGGCAGATGACCTCGCTGTTCGAAAGCATCGGCACCGTGCAGGATGGCATGGCGACCTTGACCCGTGGCCCCAAGGTGCAGGATGCGCCAGACGCCGGAGTGCTGGTGCCCGCCGGCGGCGCGGTGACCTTCGACAATGTCGGTTTCAACTACAACGGTGAACGCCAGGTGCTCGATGGCCTTAGCTTGAACATCTTCCCGGGCGAAAAAATCGGCCTGGTGGGCCGCTCCGGAGCCGGCAAGTCCACGCTGATCAACCTGCTGCTGCGCTTCTACGACGTGGACAGTGGCGAGATTCGCATCGATGGACAAAACATCGCTCAGGTGACACAAGACAGCCTGCGCAGCGCCATCGGCATGGTCACTCAGGACACCTCCCTGCTGCACCGTTCCATTCGCGACAACATCGCCTACGGTCGCCCGGATGCGACCGACGCGCAAGTCCGCAGGGCCGCCGCCAACGCCCAGGCCGATGGTTTCATCAGTCAACTGAGCGACCGGCAAGGCCATACCGGTTATGACACCCTGGTGGGTGAGCGCGGTATCAAGCTTTCGGGTGGCCAGCGCCAACGCATTGCCATCGCCCGGGTGATGCTCAAGAACGCCCCGATCCTTTTGCTTGACGAGGCCACCAGCGCCCTGGATTCGGAAGTCGAAGTCGCCATCCAGGAAAGCCTCGATGAAATGATGGAGGGCAAGACCGTCATCGCCATCGCCCATCGGCTGTCAACGATCGCGGCCATGGATCGGCTGATTGTCATGGATGACGGACGCATCATCGAACAGGGTACCCATGCCGAATTGCTGCGTAAAAACGGCACCTATGCGCGGCTTTGGCATCATCAGAGCGGTGGGTTTCTGGGCGAGGATCAGGGGGTGGCTGAGACGATGGAGTAG
- a CDS encoding NAD(P)-dependent alcohol dehydrogenase — MKAWLLKDFGLDNLQLGEVATPQPKAGELLVKVGAVSLNFRDKAIVDGIYEPHMVPKPLIPVSDAAGTVVAVGDDVTRFKVGDRVNSHLYSRWLDGEPGPNEPDYCFGSPLPGGLAEYMIIHEDSAVGAPDNMSDEEAATLPIAALTAWYSLVDFGQIQPGQTVLVQGTGGVSIFAVQIATALGAKVVATSSSDQNLQIVKGLGAVAGINYRTTPKWADEVLKLTEGKGVDLLLDVAGGSGINQSVAATKASGRIAQIGFLTGQSVELNLMPLIFRQTTIRGIAVAPRSSFDRMNTFLNEHKIRPVIDQVYPFEKAREAYEHLAKGAFGKVVIKIA; from the coding sequence ATGAAAGCCTGGTTATTGAAAGATTTCGGACTCGACAACCTGCAATTGGGAGAGGTAGCGACCCCGCAACCCAAGGCTGGCGAGTTGCTGGTCAAGGTCGGTGCTGTCTCGCTCAACTTTCGCGACAAGGCAATCGTCGACGGCATTTATGAGCCGCACATGGTGCCCAAACCACTTATCCCAGTGAGCGATGCCGCCGGCACGGTGGTAGCGGTCGGTGACGACGTCACACGTTTCAAAGTCGGTGATCGCGTCAACTCGCATCTTTATTCGCGTTGGCTGGATGGCGAGCCAGGGCCGAACGAACCCGATTACTGCTTCGGTTCGCCGTTGCCCGGCGGTCTGGCCGAATACATGATCATCCATGAAGACAGCGCTGTCGGTGCACCCGACAACATGAGTGACGAAGAGGCCGCAACACTTCCTATCGCTGCGCTCACGGCCTGGTATTCGCTGGTGGACTTTGGACAAATCCAGCCGGGCCAGACCGTGTTGGTTCAGGGCACTGGAGGTGTGTCGATATTTGCCGTGCAGATCGCAACTGCGCTTGGCGCGAAGGTAGTTGCGACGTCGAGTAGCGACCAGAATTTGCAAATCGTGAAGGGGCTGGGGGCCGTGGCGGGCATCAACTACAGAACGACTCCGAAATGGGCGGACGAAGTGCTGAAGCTGACCGAAGGCAAGGGTGTGGATCTGCTGCTCGATGTGGCCGGCGGCAGCGGTATCAATCAATCGGTCGCTGCAACCAAGGCATCGGGGCGTATTGCGCAGATCGGCTTTCTAACAGGGCAAAGCGTTGAACTCAATCTGATGCCACTCATTTTCCGCCAGACGACCATTCGCGGTATCGCTGTAGCGCCGCGCTCATCGTTCGACCGGATGAATACGTTCCTCAACGAACACAAGATTCGTCCCGTGATCGACCAGGTATATCCGTTCGAGAAAGCACGAGAAGCTTACGAGCATCTCGCGAAGGGAGCATTTGGAAAGGTTGTGATCAAAATCGCTTAA
- a CDS encoding LysR family transcriptional regulator: MELLQSMRLFAKLAELGSFTKAAESLEIGRPQVTRYIQELETSLGVRLFQRTTRKVALTAEGERFYERVQEILAGISAATSMFDRSGATLAGRLRVDIPTAFAQLEFIKSLKEFTASYPGINMVLGVTDRAVDLIGEGIDCALRIGDLPDSTLIARPIAMATMVTCAAPEYLHEHGEPETLDDLASHRGVNFLSGQSNRTLPWHFSVKGQDRAFVSNAGITVTESNAYVQCGVSGFGIIQAPGITVAEHLDSRGLVEILKPYRPAPRPVSLLYPSRTHLAPQVQVFIEWLQERFPQLHSDWLNP; this comes from the coding sequence ATGGAATTACTTCAATCGATGCGACTGTTCGCCAAACTTGCCGAACTCGGCAGCTTTACCAAAGCCGCCGAATCGCTGGAGATCGGGCGACCTCAGGTGACTCGATATATCCAGGAGTTGGAGACGTCATTAGGTGTGCGCCTGTTCCAGCGCACCACGAGAAAGGTGGCACTCACCGCCGAAGGCGAGAGGTTCTATGAGCGGGTACAGGAAATTCTGGCGGGTATTTCTGCTGCGACCTCGATGTTCGACCGATCCGGAGCAACGCTCGCAGGCCGACTTCGCGTCGATATCCCGACCGCTTTCGCGCAATTGGAATTCATCAAAAGCCTTAAAGAATTCACCGCCTCCTACCCTGGTATCAACATGGTACTGGGCGTGACTGACCGGGCCGTCGATCTGATCGGTGAAGGCATCGACTGTGCGTTGCGTATCGGCGATCTACCGGATTCGACTTTGATCGCTCGCCCTATTGCGATGGCGACCATGGTGACGTGTGCAGCGCCCGAGTATCTGCACGAGCATGGTGAACCCGAAACACTCGACGATCTGGCCTCCCATCGTGGCGTTAACTTCTTGTCCGGTCAGAGCAACAGGACATTACCTTGGCATTTCTCGGTAAAAGGTCAGGATCGCGCGTTTGTGAGTAACGCCGGCATCACCGTCACCGAGTCGAATGCGTACGTTCAGTGCGGGGTGTCGGGCTTCGGAATAATCCAGGCACCAGGAATCACCGTGGCCGAGCATTTGGACAGTCGCGGTTTGGTGGAAATTCTAAAGCCCTATCGGCCAGCCCCTCGCCCCGTGTCGTTGCTGTACCCAAGCCGGACGCATCTGGCCCCACAGGTTCAAGTTTTTATTGAGTGGCTGCAAGAGCGTTTTCCGCAGCTTCATTCTGACTGGCTGAACCCATAG
- a CDS encoding Lrp/AsnC family transcriptional regulator has translation MDRIDRKILAELQKDGRLSVTELAERVGLSLSPCHRRVRALEESGVLLGYRAQLDPGALGLNFSAMVFATLREGDRQAVEAFESALIDIPQIVDAQRLFGEPDYLLHVITQDLPAFQRLYDESLSTLPNVQRLTSTLVMKRVVQDRPLPL, from the coding sequence GTGGATAGAATTGATCGGAAGATTCTTGCTGAGCTGCAAAAGGATGGCCGCCTTTCGGTCACTGAGCTTGCCGAGCGTGTAGGGCTGAGCCTCTCACCTTGTCACCGGCGAGTGCGGGCACTGGAGGAGTCCGGTGTGTTGCTGGGCTATCGCGCGCAACTTGATCCCGGCGCATTGGGCCTGAATTTTTCCGCCATGGTGTTTGCCACGCTTAGGGAGGGTGACAGGCAGGCGGTCGAGGCGTTCGAATCGGCACTCATTGATATACCTCAGATAGTCGATGCCCAGAGGTTATTTGGCGAGCCGGACTACCTGCTGCACGTCATCACTCAGGATCTACCGGCCTTCCAAAGGCTTTACGATGAAAGCCTCTCGACATTGCCCAATGTGCAGCGGCTGACTTCGACGCTGGTCATGAAGCGGGTTGTCCAGGACAGGCCGTTGCCTTTGTGA